The following is a genomic window from Trueperaceae bacterium.
GTCATGCCGACGGGCTCCTCCCGGGGCCGGCCGCGCCACCTCGCCGGCGCGCCTTACCGACTTGAACATGTGTGGCCGCAACGCGCAGGGCGCCGCGCCCACCGCGCGGCGGCGGCGCCACCTCTCGCCCCCTCATCCGAGCGGGTGCCGGTACGTGGCGGAGTAACGCCCCGTCACGTGGTGCTCGAGCTGGCGCTCGATGTCGGCCAGCAAGGAGCTGGCGCCCATGCGGAACAGGTCGGGCTCGAGCCAGCGGCGCCCGAGCTCCTCCTTCACGAGGATGAGCCAGGCCATGGCGTCCTTGGCGGTGCGCAGCCCACCGGCCGGCTTGAACCCGACGGCGTAACCGGTGCGTTCGTAGTACTCGCGGATGGCGCGCGTCATGACGAGGCTAACGGGCAGGGTGGCGTTCTCGACCTCCTTGCCCGTCGAGGTCTTGACGAAGTCGGCGCCAGCCATCATGGCCACGAGGCTGGCGCGGTGCACGTTGCGCAGCGTGCCCAGCTCGCCCGTCGCGAGGATCGCCTTCATGTGAGCTTGCCCGCACGCCTCCCGGAAGCGCCTGAGCTCGTCGTAGAGCGCCTCCCAGTCGTGCATGAGCGCGTGGCGGCGCGAGATGACGATGTCGATCTCCGTGGCGCCCGCCGCCACCGAGCGGCGCACCTCCTCGATGCGCGTCTCGAGGGGCGAGAGACCGGCCGGGAAGCCGGTCGACACGGCGGCGACTGGCACGCCGCTGCCGCGCAGCGCCGCGACCGCGGTGGGGACCATGTCGTGGTAGACGCAGACCGCACCGGTCGTGATGCGAACGTCGCCCATGCCGAGCGCCTCCAGCAGGTCCTGGCGCACCGGCCGCACTGCCTTGGCGCAGAGCCGCCGCACCCGGCCGGGGGTGTCGTCGCCCGAGAGGGTGGTCAGGTCGATGAGCGTGACGGCCTTGAGCAGCCACGCCGCCTGCCACTCCTTCTTGACGCTGCGCCTCGTGGCGAGGGTGGCGGCGCGGCGCTCCACGGCGCTGCGGTTGACCTGCACTCCCTCGACCCAGTCGAGCGTGAGCGCGGTGCCCTCGTTGCGGGGCAGCGGCTCGAACCCCGCCCGCGCCGCGGCGGAGGGCGCCGCTGGTGGCGGCGTTTCGTGCGGTGAGATGGTCATGCCCCACTCTCCTCGGGCCGCCTGGCGCGGCCGGGCGTCGGGAACGCCTCAGGGCGTCGAGCATACCGCGCGCGTGGCGCGCGGTCCCGGGTCGGCGCCACCCCGGGCCTCGCGGCCCTTGCCGCTATGATGGGGTCCACCGGCCCGCCCGGCGCGCCCGCTCACGGCGCGCCCGCTCACGGCGCGCCGGCCCCGGGCACGGCCGACGCCACGCGTCACGCTGGTGCGCCCCTGGAGGTCGACCATGCAACTCTCCCGCTTCCCCCGCCGCCGCTACACGGCGGGCCCCACGCCGCTCGAACCCCTGCCGCGCCTCAGCGCGCACCTCGGCGGTCCACGGCTCTGGATCAAGCGCGACGACCTGCTCGGCCTGGCGGCGGGCGGCAACAAGACGCGCAAGCTCGAGTTCCTCGTGGCCGACGCCCTGGAGCAGGGCGCCGACACGCTGGTGACCACGGGGGCGGTGCAGTCGAACCACTGCCGCCTGACGCTCGCCGCGGCCGTGAGGGAGGGGCTGTCGTGCCGGCTCGTGCTGGAGGAGCGGGTGCCCGCCAGCTACGACGAGAACGCGACCGGCAACAACTTCCTGTTCCGCCTGCTCGGGGCCGAGGCCATCACGGTCGTGCCTGCGGGCACGGACCTGGGGGCGGCCATGCAGGCGGTGGCCGCCGAGGTGGCGGCGGTCGGCCGCAAGGCGTACGTGATACCTGGCGGCGGGTCCAACGCCCGAGGCGCCCTCGGCTACGTCGCTTGCGCCCAAGAGCTCATGCAGCAGGCGTTCGACGCCGGCCTGGCGTTCTCGCACCTCGTCACGGCCAGCGGCAGCGGCGGCACCCACGCCGGGATCGTGGCGGGCCTCACCGGCACCAGCGCCGGCGTCAGCGTGACGGGGATCAGCGTGCGGGCGCCCAAGGCGCCGCAGGAGGAGAAGATCCTCGGCCTGGCGCGCGCCGCCGCCGAGCTCGCCGGCTCCCAGCGCGCGCCCACGGCCGCCGACGTCGTCGTGCTCGACGACTACGTGGGGGGCGGCTACTCCATCCCGACGGACGAGATGGTCGAGGCGGTGCAGCTCTTCGCGCGCCAAGACGGCGTCCTGCTCGACCCCGTCTACACCGGCAAGGCCGCCGCCGGGCTCGTCGACCTCGTGCGTCGCGGCGCCTTCGAGCGCGACGAGGACGTGGTGTTCCTCCACACCGGTGGCAGCCCGGCCCTCTACGCCTACCAGGACGTCCTCCTCGGCCGATGACGCGGCAGGGCGCCGCGCGGCGGCCCGTGCTTGGCATCCTGGGTGGCCTCGGACCGGCCGCCTCCGTGGACTTCTACGCCAAGCTGGTGGCGGCCACGCCGGCCGCCGGCGACCAGGACCACCTGCACCTGGTGCTCCTCTCCGACCCGCGCGTGCCCGACCGCAACGCCGGCGTGGCAGGCACGGGGCCGAGTCCGGGGCCTGGGCTGGCGGACATGGCCAGGCGCCTGGAGCTGGCGGGCGCGGAGGTCCTGTTCATGGTCTGCAACACGGCGCACGCCTTCGCTGACGAGGTCCGACGGGCCGTGGCGGCGCCCCTCGTCAGCATCGTCGACGAGGCGGTCGCCGCCACGCTGACCGCCGCGCCCGGAGCGGCGGCCGTGGGAGTGCTGGCGGCCGCCGGCGCGCAGGACGCCCGCCTCTACCCCAGCGCCTTCGCCGCGCGCGGCGTGACCGTCCTGGAACCGACCGGAGCCGACCGAGCCGCGTTCATGGCGCTCCTCTACCGCGTCAAGGGCGGCGACACGGGCCCGGACGTCAGGGCGGGCATGCTGGCGCTGGCGCGGACGCTGGTGGACGCGGGCGCGGAGGCGCTCGTGGCGGGCTGCACGGAGGTCCCGCTCGTGCTGGCGCGGGGCGACCTGGCGGCCGCGGGGCTGGAGGTGCCGCTGGTGGCGTCGACGGACGCGCTCGTGGCGGCCGCCGTCGCTATCGGCACGGGCATCAGGCCCGTGCCCCCGCCCCTCCGCCCGGGCGCCTAGTCACCGGGCCCGCGTGCTACTCTGGCCCACGCGCAGGCGTGGGTGCCGCGGGGGGCGGACGAGCGCGATCCCCCGTGGGGGCCGCCGGAACCGGTGGCCCGGCGGAGCCGCACCACGCCTGGACCGTCACCGTCGGAGGACACCACGTGAAAAGGCTAATCTCCACCCTAGTTGCACTCGTGTTGGGCGCCACGCTCTTCGTGGGCACGGCGCAGGCGCAGGGCGACGTCCCGTCCAAGCTCGTCATCGGCATGGTTCCGAGCCGCGAGGCCGGCGCCATCGTCGATAGCCTCGACCCGATCGCGGCGATGCTCTCCGAGCGCCTCCTCATCCCGGTCGAGACGTTCGTTGCCACCAACTTCGTCGGCCTCGTCGAGGCGGTCGGCACCGGTCGCGTCGACGTGGGGCTCTTCGGTCCCGCCGGCGTCGTGCAGGCCATCGACAACTACGGCGCGCAGGTGATCCTCGCCTCGGTGCGCCAGGGCGCAACCTCCTACCGCGCTCAGTTCAACGTGCGCTGCGACAGCGGCATCACGGAGTTCAGCCAGCTCAGGGGCAAGACGATCGCCTTCGTCGACCCCGGCTCCGCCTCCGGTTACCAGTTCCCGTACGTGACCCTGAAGAACACCTACGGCATCAACCCCGACACCGACATGACGGCCATCTTCGCGGGCTCGCACGACGCCGCGGCCCTCGCCGTCTACAACGGCGACGTGGACGTGTCGGTCACCTTCGGCGGCTCGCCCGGCTCCGACGGCCGCGAGACCATCGAGGCGGAACACCCCGACGTCAAGGACGTGGTGTGCATCCTCGGCTACTCCGACTACATCCCCAACGACGGCGCCGTGGCGCGCAAGGGCCTCGACCCCGAGCTCATCACGCAGATCCAGGACGCCATGATCGACATCGCCAACACGCCGGAGGGCAAGGAACTCACGAAGACGCTCTTCAACGTCACCGAGTTCGCCCGCGTCGACCCCTCCGCGTACGACATCGTGCGCGAGGTCTCCGCGACCTTCAAGCGCTGACCTGGTGCGGCGCCCGGGAACGCCGGGCACCGCACCGGACACCACGGCGGGCGGTGGGGGCTATCCCTCACCGCCCGCTTACGTGTAGCGTTGTCGTCGTCGTGAGTCGCATCAGCTTCGAAAACGTGGAGGTCGTCTACAAGACCGGCCTCAAGGCTCTCAAGGGCGTGACGCTAGAGATCCCAGAGGGCCAGTTCGTGGTCGTGGTCGGCCTGTCGGGTGCCGGGAAGTCGACCCTGATCCGCACCGTCAACAGCCTAGTCGTCCCCTCCAGCGGGCGCGTGGTGGTCGGTGACGTCGACGTGACGCGGGCGCGCGGCGCCGCCCTGCGCGCCGCCAGGTCCGACATCGGCATGATCTTCCAGACCTTCAACCTCGTCAAGCGTTCGAGCGTCATCCGCAACGTGCTGGCGGGCCGCCTCGGCGACCTACCGGCCTGGCGCGGCGTGGCCAGCGCCTTCCCGCGCGCCGACCGCGCCTACGCGCACGACTGCCTGGAGCGCGTGGGGATCCCGGAGAAGGCTTACGTCCGCGCCGACGCCCTGTCGGGCGGGCAGCAGCAGCGCGTCGGTATCGCCCGCGCCCTCGCCCAGCGCCCCTCGGTCATGCTGGCGGACGAGCCCGTCGCGAGCCTCGACCCGCCCACCTCGCACGCCGTCATGCGCGACCTCAAACGGATCGCGCGCGAGGACGGCATCACCACGGTTGTCAACCTTCACTTCATAGACATGGCGCGCGAGTACGCCGACCGCATCGTGGGGATGCGCGACGGACTGGTCGTGTTCGACGGCACGCCGGCCGAGGCGAGCGACGACGCCTTCGAGGAGATCTACGGTCGCCCCATCGACGACAAGGACCTGCGCGGTGCTTGACGCCGGCCTGCCGCGTCCGCCTCGCGCGGGCGCCATCAAGTCGTGGCTCACGCTGGCGGCCGTCGCCGCCCTGATCGGCCTGGCGCTGCGGCAGACCAACTTCAACCTGCCGGCCCTGTTCACGGGCGCCTACGACTTCTTCCGGTTCTTCGGCCGCATGGCGCCGGACCTCACGGCGCTGCCCCAGATCTGGGGACCGCTGCTGCAGACCATCCAGATCGCCTACGTCGCCACGGTGATCGGCAGCCTGATCGCCGTCCCCCTGATCTTCCTCGCCTCGGCGAACACCGCCGTCAACCCGGTCACCATGTGGGTGGCGCGGACGCTGTTGACGGTGCTCAGGAGCATCCCCGACCTGTTGTGGGCCGCCATCTTCGTGGCGGTCCTCGGCCTGGGCGCCCTCCCCGGCGTCGTGGCGCTGACCTTCTTCTCCGTCGGCGTCCTCGCCAAGCTCGGCTCCGAGACGGTGGAGGCCGTCGACCCCGGACCTCTCGAGGCGCTGCGCGCCGTGGGCGCCGGGCGCAACCGCACGATCGTCTTCGCCGTCATCCCGCAGATCGCGGCCACGATGGTCTCCTACATCCTCTACGTCTTCGAGATAAACGTGCGCGCCAGCGTCGTCATCGGCTTCGTCGGCGCCGGCGGCATCGGTGTGTTGCTGCAGACCTACATGGGCTTCTTCGACTACCCGGGGCTGGGCACGCTGATCGTGGTCGTGTTCGTCGTGGTGCTCGCCATCGACGGCTTCAGCGTCTGGGCGCGCTCGCGCCTCATCTGACATGGCCGGCGTCCGCACCACCCGCCCGCTACCGACCGACCTGCCCGCCGCGCCCGCGCACGTCAGGCGCAACCAGGCCCTGCTCGCCGCCGGGGCGGTCGCCCTGGCCGTGCTGTTCGTGATCACGCTCGTGACCATGGACCTGCCCCCCTGGTCGCGGGTGGAGCTCGGCATCAAGCGCAACGCCATGCCCCTGCTGCGCGGCCTGGTGCGTCCGGACACGCAGGTGTTCGGGCTCGCCTGGAAGTCGATGGTCGAGACGTTCTTCATGGCCATCCTCGGCACCGCCCTGGGCGCGGTGCTCGCCTTCCCGCTCTCCTTCCTCGCGGCCGGCAACCTCCTCGGCGGGACCCGCTGGGCGTTGCCCGGCAAGGGCCTGCTCGTCGCCGTGCGCACGTTCCCCGAGATCGTGCTGGCGGTCATCTTCGTGGCGGCCGCCGGTCCCGGGCCGACCGCCGGGATCATGGCCATGGGCATCCACTCCATCGGCTACTTGGGCAAGGTCTTCTCGGACGTGATCGAGGGGATCGATCGTGGGCCCATGGAGGCGATCACGGCCGCGGGCGGCAACAAGCTCCACGCGTTCCTGTACGCGGTGGTGCCCCAAGTACTGCCGGAGTTCCTCTCCAACGTCCTCTACCGCTTCGAGATCACCCTCCGCGCCGCGGCCGTGCTCGGCATGGTCGGCGCGGGCGGGATCGGCCTGCCGCTCATCCAGCGCCTGCAGTTCCGCCGCTGGGCCGAGGTGTCGATGTTGCTCCTGGTGATCGTCGCGTTCATCATCGTGGTCGACGCCGTCAGCTCGCGGATCAGGCGCCGCCTCGTNNNNNNNNNNNNNNNNNNNNNNNNNNNNNNNNNNNNNNNNNNNNNNNNNNNNNNNNNNNNNNNNNNNNNNNNNNNNNNNNNNNNNNNNNNNNNNNNNNNNTGAGGCGCCGCCTCGTCTGAGGCGCCGCGCCCACCCGGCGCCGCCGTCCCGACGCGCCGTGACGTAACATGCCGCGATGACCGACTACCCGGAAGCCACGCTCAACCGCTTACTGGACGCCGCGGCCGAGGTGCTCCTCGCCACGGTGGCGTCCGACCGCACCGGCATCGTTGGTTACTTCCGCGAGGTGATGGCCGCCGGCCGCTACCTCTACGACGCCGAACGCAAGTACGCCGACAACGCCCTGGTCATGGCGCTGTTCACGCACACGCGCACGAGCGAGGGGGTCGCCAACGACGAGCCGCTCACGCGCGAGCGGCTCCTAGGACGGCTCGGCGAGGTCGGCGAGCTCGTCAGGGACGACGCCGAGGGGCTGGAGTTCAAGCGCTTCCTCTTCGACCTGGCCGTGCACGTGTCGCGCGCGTCCGGCGCCCCGTTCCGGCCCCGCGTTAGCACCGACGAGGCGGGGTTCCTGAGCCAGCTCAAGGCTCTCCTCAGGATGCCAGACTGACCGCGTGAAGGGTCGTTGGGTCTGGGGCCTGAGCCTCGCCAGTTTCGTCCTCGCCGGCAGCACCGGCGCCTACTACCGCTTCAGCCTCGTGACCAAGCTGCCCGGCGTGCTCGAGTACATCCGCCACGCCCACTCCCACCTGATGTTCTTCTCGTGGATCACGCCGCCCCTGATCCTGCTCGTGGGGGCGCACCTCGCCGGTCGAGGGTTGAGCGTGCGCGGCTTCGGCCTCACCGCCGCCCTGGCGGCGTTCGGTGGCCTGGCCACGTACCTGCCGTTCCTGAAGAGCGGCTACCACTTGATGAGCATCGGGGGCGGGCGGCCGCTGCCCATCTCCATGCTCGTCTCCGGCGCCAACGGCGGCGCCTGGTACCTGTTCGTGGTGCTCTACCTAGTGGCAACCTGGCGGGTGCGGCGCTGGCCCGTGCTGCGCCTCTTCGACGGCGCCGTGGCGCTCATGGTCGTGGCGACCATCGCCATCGGCGGTCTCGCCCTCCTCGGCGCCACGGGGCAGGTGCAGCGTCACGTGATGTTGGCGCTCGTCGACTGGTTCCTCACGGCGTTCGCGGACGGCTGGTTCGGCCTCGCCATCGTGGCACTGGCGGCCTGGCACGGCGTCGCGGCGCGCCTTGCGCGCTACCCGCTCGGGCTGCTCGCCTGGACGCTGGTGTTCGCCATCGCCGCGCGCAGCGCCGCGCGCTTCGCCGTCGCCGGCCTCGGCTGGGAGTGGGCGGGCGGCGTCGACGCCGTCACGAGCACGCTCGCCGCCCTCGTCTGGCTGGTGCTGGTGAACGCCGTCTGGCCCACCGAAACGAAGAACGTCAGGCCCGCCACGCTCGGCGGCGCCACGCTGTGGTTGCGGCAGTTGGCGCTGGCGCTGCTGGCCCTCAAGGGCACCGTCGAGTTCGCCGGGGCCGTCCCCGCCACCCGGGACTGGCTCTTCGCGGCGCCCCTCCACATCTTCTTCCTCCACGCGTTCCTGCTGGGCGCGGTCAGCCTGGCGCTGCTCTACGGGATGCGCGTGACGCTGGGGCCGGGGGCCTTCAGATGGCCGTGGGCGTTCGTGGCGGCCGTCGCCGTGATGGTCGGCGCCCTCGCCACCCTGACCCCGGTCTGGCCGGCCGCCTGGTCGGGGCCGTGGGTCCTCCTCGCCACGGCCATCACGAGCCTCGGCCCCGTGGCCGTGGTGGCGCACGCCCTCCTCAGGCTCGACCTCGGGTCCGCCGCGCCAACCACGTCACGATCAGGAGCAGTAGCAGGGCCAAGCCCGACAGCACGGTAGGCACGACCTGTGGCCCCTCGGCCCGCACGAAGAGGCCTATCAGGGGCGCGCTGATGGCCGGCCCGAAGTTCGCGGCCGCCACCACGACGGGGGTCACCTGGTCGGCGCGCTGCGGGAACACCTCGGTCAGCCAGGCGAGCGCGGTCGGGAAGATCGGGGCGAGGCTCAGCCCAACGAGCGCGAACGCGATGGGTGCCGACGGAACGCGGTGCGAAGCGATCATGAAGACCAGGGTTGCCGCCGCCGCGTAGAGGACCATCCGCTGCGAGGGTAGGCGGGCCGAGATGGGGGCGGCCGCGAACCGCCCGACGGTGATGGCGGCCCAGTACAACGACGTGAAGGCGGCGGCCGACGCCCCGAAGTGCGGGGTGAGGAACTCCGTCTGCCACGAGGTCACCCCCACCTCGACCGACACGTAGAACACGTAGAGCAGCACGAACCCGGCCAGGCTGCCCCACGCCACCGGGGCGGCGTCGGCGCCGAGCCCCGCCACCGCGGGGACGCCCAAGCGCGCCACCCAGGGGAGCAGCAGCGCGGCGGCCACCGCTACCACCAGGAACGGCAGGGCGAAGCGCGGCTCGGTGGCGGTGACGAGCAGCGGGCCGACCACCGCCCCCACCCCGAAGAGCGCGTTTATGAGGTTGAGCGCGGGGGCCGCTCGCGGCCTGAACGTGACGGCCACCAGCAGGTTGCACGCCACGTTCAGTAGCCCGGCACCGGCGCCGGCTAGGAAGGCGCCGGCGAGCACGAAGGCCCAGGTGGGCGCCGCCGCCACGACGACCCCGCCCAGGGCGAGGGCAGCGGCGGCGCCGGCGAGCACGCCCCTGTACCCGACCGCGCGCAGGAGCTGACTCGAGAACACGATGCCGACGAACGACCCGAGGAACTGGGCGCTCACCGCCATGCTCACCCACTCGGGGCCTATCCCGAAGCGCTCCCGCAGGAGCGGGAAGGAGGGTCCGTACAGGGCCTGCAACGCCCCGATCAGGAGGAACGCCGCGAAGCTGAAGAGGAGGACGCCGCGGCGCGAGACGGGGGGCTGGGTGGGGGCGCCCCGCGGGGCGGCGTCGGGGGTGGGCATGTAGCGCGCAGGTTACCGCGCCCGCCGCCGGCCCCGTGACGCAGCGCCCTTGACCGGGTCGCCCCTGACCTGGCCGCGAGGCGGGTCGACGGCCGCTCCCGCGACGGCGAGGCCCGCTCGGTATACTTGGACCCCGGCACGACTCGGAGGCACCTCGTGGTAGACGGCATCTCACAGATCAACGACCTGCGCGAGAAGTACCTGCGCTTCTTCCAGTCCCGCGGGCACCTGATACACCCCTCGGCGCCGCTCAAGAGCGACGACCCCACCCTCATGTTCACGAGCGCGGGCATGGTGCAGTTCAAGCCGTACTTCCTGGGCGCCACTCCCAAGTTCGCGGGTCACGACGGCACCTGGCACCGCGTCACCACCGCCCAGAAGTGCCTGCGGATCAACGACATCGAGAACGTTGGCCGCACGCTCAGGCACCACTCGTTCTTCGAGATGCTCGGCAACTTCTCGTTCGGCGACTACTTCAAGGCGGAGGCGTCGGCCTGGGCGTGGGAGTTCGCCACCTCCCCCGAGTACCTCGGCCTCGACCCAGAGCGCCTCTACGTGACGGTCTACCAGGACGACGACGAGGCGTACGGCATCTGGCGCGACCGCGTCGGGGTGCCGGCCGAGCGCATCAGCCGCTGGGGCGAGGACGAGAACTTCTGGCCCGCCAACGCCGTCAGCCACGGTCCCAACGGTCCCTGCGGGCCGTGCTCCGAGGTGTTCTACGACCGGGGTCCGACCTTCGGCACGCCGGACGAGGCCGGCCCCAACACGGGCTCGGGCGACCGGTACATCGAGTTCTGGAACCTGGTGTTCACCCAGTACGACCGCCAGGACGGCGGCCACCTCGAACCGCTACCCCAGAAGAACATCGACACGGGCCTCGGCTTCGAGCGCCTGGTGGCCATGATGACGGGCAAGGAGGACGCTTACGCCACCGAGCTGTTCCAGCCGACGATACGGCGGGTGACGGCTCTCACGGGCGTCCCGTACCAGGGCCCGAGGTCCGTGTCGCACCGCGTGATAGCCGACCACGTCCGCGCCGTGACCTTCGCCGTCGCCGACGGCGTGATGCCCGCCAACGACGGGGCGGGTTACGTCGTCAAGATGCTCACGCGGCGCGCCTCTCGCCACGCCTGGCTGCTGGGCCTGCGCGAGCCGTCCCTTCACAAGCTCGTCGACCAGGTCGTCGAGTCCATGGGCGACGCCTACCCGGAGCTGGCCGACGGGGCGGAGCGGGTGAAGGGGATCGTGCAGGCGGAGGAGGAGCAGTTCCTGCGCACGCTCGACGCCGGCATCGGCCGGGTTGGCGCGCTGCTCGACGGCCTGGGCGCCGCCGTCATGCCCGGCGCCGTGGCGTTCGACCTGTGGCAGACCTACGGCTTCCCGCTGGACCTGACGCGCGAGATGGCAGCCGAGCGCGGCGTCGAGGTCGACGGCGCCGGTTACGAGGCGGCGCGCGAGGCGGCGCGGCAGCTCTCCCGCGGCGGCGCGACCGGCCGGGAGCTGTTCACGGCGACCAGCGACGCCATCGGCAAGGTCGCCGAGCGCCTGGGCGAGGTCGAGTCATTGGCATACACCGACGACTCGGCCGAGGCGCGGGTGGCGGCGTTGGTGACGCCGGGCGACGACGCGCGGGAGCTGAGCGCGCTGGGCGAGGGCGAGACGGGCACGGTGGTGCTGGACCGCACGCCCTTCTACGCGGAGGGTGGCGGCCAGGTCGGCGACGCCGGCGTCCTGGAGTGGCCGGGGGGCAAGGCGGTGGTGTCGACCACGACGCGCTCGCGGCACGGGCTGGTACTCCACCGGGCCCGCGTGGTGCGCGGCGTCCTCGCGATCGACGACGTCGTCACGGCGCGGGTGGACCCGGCGCGGCGCGAGACGCAGAAGCACCACTCCGTAACGCACCTCCTGCACGCCGCGTTGCGGGCCGTCCTCGGCGACCACGTCGCGCAGGCCGGCTCGCTCGTGGTGCCGGATCGGCTGCGCTTCGACTTCTCGCACCCGCACGCCGTCACGCCCGACGAGCTGCGCGAGGTCGAGCTCCTCGTGAACCGCTGGATCCAGGCCGACCTGCCCGTCGACTGGCGGGTAGTGCCCATCGCGACGGCCCGAGCGGCGGGCGCCATGATGCTCTTCGGCGAGAAGTACGGCGACGAGGTCCGGATGGTGAGCATGGGCGACGTCTCCCGCGAGCTGTGCGGCGGCACCCACGTCGGGCGCACGGGCGAGATCGGCGCGTTCTTCGTCGTGGCGGAGGAGGCCGTGTCGGCCGGCGTGCGGCGCGTGGAGGCTCGCGCCGGCCTCGCGGCCATCGAGCACCTGCAGGAGCTGCGCCTGACCCAGGCACGGCTGGCGGCTCGGCTTGGCGGCCGGCCCGCGCAGCTGGAGGAGCGCCTCGAGAGACTGCAGGCCGACCACAAGGAGTCCCTCAAGGAGGCTGCGCGCCTCCGCGACCGCCTGGCCGCAGCGCAGACGGGCGGTGGCGCCGCCGCCAACCCCGTCCGGGAGGCCGGCGGTTACCGCTACGTGACGGCCCTGCTCGACGGGCTCGACGGCGCTGCACTTCGCAACGCCGCCGACGCGCTCCTCACCAGGAGCGGCGCCGACGTGGTGGTGGTGGCCTCGGCCCAGGAGGGCGCGGGCGGCGCGCTGGTGGCCAAGGTGTCGGCCGCCGCGCAGGCGCGCGGCGCCAACGCCGGCCGGCTCGTCAGGGCGGCCGCGGCCAGCGCGGGCGGTAGCGGCGGCGGCCGCGCCGACATGGCGCAGGCCGGCGTCAAGGACGCGGCGCGGCTCGGCGAGGCGTTGGCGGCCGTCGGCGGCGCGTTGGCGGGCGGCTGAGGGCTTGTCGGCGCCCCCGCGCTTCGACGGGACCGCTCCCCTCCTGCCGTCGGGGGCGCCGCTCCCGAAGCTGATCGCGGTCGACCTCGACGGCACGCTGCTTGGCCCAGACAAGCGGGTGTCGGCGCGCACCAGGGTCGCCCTCGACGGGGTGCGGGCGCTGGGCGCGCGGGTGGTGATAGCCACGGGTCGGCCGCTGCGCACGGCGCTGCCGGTGGCGGAGGACCTCAGCGGGGTCGACACGGTCGTGGCCTACAACGGCGCGGCCATGTGGCAGCGGCAGCGCGTCCGCGTCGTGCAGGAGCTCGACCAGGCCGCCGCGCGGGCGGCGCTGGCGCGGCTGCGCGGCGCGCCCGGGGTCTTACTGGCGCTCGAGTCCGCCGACGGTTGGTACCTCGACGCCGACGCAGGCGGCGGCCACGCCGCCGCTGGTGCCACGCCCGCCGGGAACGCCGCCCACCTGTTCCGGGGCGGAGCACCGACGGCGGTGGGTCCGCTCGAGGGGTTCCTGTCGACGGGCCCCATCAAGCTGCTCGCCGCCTCCGACGCGCTCCCGCCATGGCAGCTCGCGCGGGCGTTGGCGGGGCTCGACCTCTACACCACGTGGAGCCTCCCGTTCCTGCTGGAGGTGCACCACGCGGCGGTCGACAAGAGCGCGGCGCT
Proteins encoded in this region:
- the alaS gene encoding alanine--tRNA ligase, which codes for MNDLREKYLRFFQSRGHLIHPSAPLKSDDPTLMFTSAGMVQFKPYFLGATPKFAGHDGTWHRVTTAQKCLRINDIENVGRTLRHHSFFEMLGNFSFGDYFKAEASAWAWEFATSPEYLGLDPERLYVTVYQDDDEAYGIWRDRVGVPAERISRWGEDENFWPANAVSHGPNGPCGPCSEVFYDRGPTFGTPDEAGPNTGSGDRYIEFWNLVFTQYDRQDGGHLEPLPQKNIDTGLGFERLVAMMTGKEDAYATELFQPTIRRVTALTGVPYQGPRSVSHRVIADHVRAVTFAVADGVMPANDGAGYVVKMLTRRASRHAWLLGLREPSLHKLVDQVVESMGDAYPELADGAERVKGIVQAEEEQFLRTLDAGIGRVGALLDGLGAAVMPGAVAFDLWQTYGFPLDLTREMAAERGVEVDGAGYEAAREAARQLSRGGATGRELFTATSDAIGKVAERLGEVESLAYTDDSAEARVAALVTPGDDARELSALGEGETGTVVLDRTPFYAEGGGQVGDAGVLEWPGGKAVVSTTTRSRHGLVLHRARVVRGVLAIDDVVTARVDPARRETQKHHSVTHLLHAALRAVLGDHVAQAGSLVVPDRLRFDFSHPHAVTPDELREVELLVNRWIQADLPVDWRVVPIATARAAGAMMLFGEKYGDEVRMVSMGDVSRELCGGTHVGRTGEIGAFFVVAEEAVSAGVRRVEARAGLAAIEHLQELRLTQARLAARLGGRPAQLEERLERLQADHKESLKEAARLRDRLAAAQTGGGAAANPVREAGGYRYVTALLDGLDGAALRNAADALLTRSGADVVVVASAQEGAGGALVAKVSAAAQARGANAGRLVRAAAASAGGSGGGRADMAQAGVKDAARLGEALAAVGGALAGG
- a CDS encoding HAD family phosphatase — its product is MSAPPRFDGTAPLLPSGAPLPKLIAVDLDGTLLGPDKRVSARTRVALDGVRALGARVVIATGRPLRTALPVAEDLSGVDTVVAYNGAAMWQRQRVRVVQELDQAAARAALARLRGAPGVLLALESADGWYLDADAGGGHAAAGATPAGNAAHLFRGGAPTAVGPLEGFLSTGPIKLLAASDALPPWQLARALAGLDLYTTWSLPFLLEVHHAAVDKSAALALVCAELGIDAADVAAFGDQHNDSGMLAWAGLGVAMGNAEPEALAAADLVTADAAADGVALVLESWLRAARAATGVVA